In the genome of Ailuropoda melanoleuca isolate Jingjing unplaced genomic scaffold, ASM200744v2 unplaced-scaffold20097, whole genome shotgun sequence, the window TGGCCGTTGGCTGATGATACATCACAACACACTTCTCACTTCCACAGGAAGGTTCATCGGTATACCAGTTTCTGTAAACAGAGCAACAGAAACACCTCGAAATGATTTCATCCATTCtattcctttagttttgttttctgtttcaagtttttatttaagttccagttggTGAACATAGAGTGTAACATtcgtttcaggagcagaattgagtgattcatcataaccatataacatccagtgctcatgacaagtgccctccttaacccccatcacccaCTTGGCCTCTTCTATTCTGACATCCTCTACAGGTAAACAGAaatcttccttctcccctttgaGTCCCCCAGAGAACATCCTACTCACCGGTACTGGGAACCACTTCCATCAGACCACTGGTAGAGATCTGGGCAGGCACCCGATGTTTGCCCCTCTCCGTTTCGCCAAAGCCCTATCCAGAAATCACCATCAGAAATCCCCGTTCCTGGTTTTGTCAGGTTTTGCAACATGCTTTCTATTAACTTCTGTTCTGCTTCATTCTCCAGGCTGAGAAGGGCTCCCCCCTCGCTCTCACAAGCCAGGCGTGCCTCCTGGAAGCTCACTCGGCTAGACAGTTCATGGAAGTAGGCCATTTTGTAGCAGGGATGCTTGAGGTCAGCGAAACACACCTTTTGACCTGAAAAAAAGATGCTATGTATTGATTATCTGATCTATATTCATAATGCCACTATGAATTAAGGTTAAAGAACAAATCAACACAGGATACACTCTCCCAAGAATGATTCTTTCATTGAATCACTTtataaggtttattttttaaattattactttcaatttataaaagaaaatcgATTTCCTAGTAAATTTGTAACATAAACTTTGAAACACCATACTTCAAGAAAATTTTTGTTAAGGGAACTCATGATTCTTCTGGCTTAGATATAAACTAATGACCACAGCAAATGAAAGTAGTTAAAGAAATTTCAGGTATATAGAACAAAGAGAGCTAAAAGgtcaaaattatgaaagaaaaataatttataaaataattttttaaaacaagtaaagtaaaaaaaagcaatatatagAGGGTATCATGAAAAAGATTTAAGGTGGCAAATTTAAGgtgtaaatatttgcttttatcgTACATACATGA includes:
- the LOC100477506 gene encoding chondrolectin, whose translation is MAYFHELSSRVSFQEARLACESEGGALLSLENEAEQKLIESMLQNLTKPGTGISDGDFWIGLWRNGEGQTSGACPDLYQWSDGSGSQYRNWYTDEPSCGSEKCVVMYHQPTANPGLGGPYLYQWNDDRCNMKHNYICKYEPGRK